The following are encoded in a window of Desulfopila inferna genomic DNA:
- a CDS encoding FadR/GntR family transcriptional regulator: protein MNLNFTKLVPVKSYEHVVEQIQNAICEGTLKQGERLPSEMKLKEMFSTSRGTVREALRVLEQKGLVGISTGVKGGATVKGANTEAMSDSMALLIRHQKVSLEHLAEFREFLEVYAAEKAAEIGDGMEIAGLKGIISQIQALIETDPQDWGEFHRLDALFHQKLAAMAENPLIEANLVTVHDNIQGYFHKYLPFSRELLHEDFEHLCEIAAAVERGDRAAAGRSARQHIVRFSGLMKANMPENDEADTEVTYSLSER from the coding sequence ATGAACCTGAACTTTACTAAACTGGTGCCGGTTAAATCCTATGAGCACGTTGTCGAGCAGATCCAGAATGCCATTTGCGAGGGTACCCTGAAGCAGGGAGAGAGACTGCCATCCGAGATGAAACTGAAGGAGATGTTCTCTACCAGCCGTGGAACGGTCCGGGAGGCGCTTCGGGTTTTAGAGCAGAAAGGATTGGTTGGCATATCTACCGGGGTAAAGGGCGGAGCCACGGTAAAGGGTGCCAACACCGAGGCCATGAGCGACAGCATGGCTCTGCTTATTCGCCATCAGAAAGTTTCCCTGGAGCACCTTGCCGAGTTCAGGGAGTTCTTGGAAGTATATGCGGCGGAGAAAGCCGCAGAAATCGGTGATGGGATGGAAATTGCCGGGCTAAAGGGGATTATTTCTCAAATTCAAGCCTTGATTGAAACGGATCCACAGGACTGGGGTGAATTTCATCGCCTTGATGCCCTGTTTCATCAGAAACTGGCAGCAATGGCGGAAAATCCCCTTATCGAAGCCAATCTTGTCACCGTCCACGATAATATCCAAGGATATTTCCACAAATACCTACCCTTTTCCAGAGAGCTGCTGCATGAGGATTTTGAGCACCTTTGCGAAATTGCCGCAGCAGTTGAACGGGGTGACCGGGCGGCGGCCGGTAGATCCGCTCGGCAGCATATAGTTCGGTTCAGCGGGCTGATGAAGGCCAATATGCCGGAAAATGATGAAGCCGATACTGAAGTTACTTATAGTTTGAGTGAGCGCTAG
- a CDS encoding glycyl-radical enzyme activating protein yields the protein MGTIFAIKKYAIHDGPNIRTTIFLKGCPLSCRWCHNPEGMEGRVDLLWNGSRCVGCGECIAKCPTGSLSLKNHSIVRDEQQCSRCLNCVEVCPALAHESTGWQTDAAAVMAEIKKDIPFFDESGGGVTFSGGEPLMQPEFLLELLRSCGDLGIHRAVDTCAFAAPAQLLEVADNCELFLIDLKHMDSEKHRRHTAVPNERILKNIRILADRGSLMIIRIPLIEGFNSDEENIRRSGEFLTSLPTLPLRVDLLPYHSIAGGKYRKLGLADPDIELPSLPAERVGQCEKILTEMKLKVQVGG from the coding sequence ATGGGAACAATATTTGCCATTAAAAAATATGCCATCCATGATGGACCGAATATCCGTACCACTATCTTTTTAAAAGGATGTCCGCTTTCCTGCCGCTGGTGTCATAATCCCGAAGGAATGGAAGGCAGGGTGGATCTGCTCTGGAATGGCAGCAGGTGTGTGGGGTGCGGAGAGTGTATCGCCAAATGTCCCACCGGGAGCCTGTCCCTGAAAAACCATAGTATAGTGCGGGACGAGCAGCAGTGTAGTCGCTGTTTGAACTGCGTCGAAGTTTGCCCGGCTCTGGCTCATGAATCCACGGGCTGGCAGACCGATGCGGCTGCCGTTATGGCGGAGATCAAAAAAGATATACCGTTTTTCGATGAGTCTGGCGGTGGTGTTACCTTTTCCGGCGGCGAGCCGCTTATGCAGCCGGAATTCCTTCTCGAGCTCCTGCGCTCATGCGGTGATCTGGGAATTCATCGGGCAGTTGACACCTGTGCTTTTGCTGCTCCTGCACAGCTTTTGGAGGTTGCCGATAACTGTGAGCTCTTCCTCATTGATCTCAAACATATGGACAGTGAAAAGCATAGACGCCATACCGCTGTACCTAATGAACGAATATTGAAGAATATCCGGATTCTCGCCGACAGAGGAAGTCTTATGATTATCCGTATTCCCCTGATAGAGGGGTTCAACAGTGATGAAGAGAATATTCGCCGCAGCGGAGAATTTCTGACATCGTTACCGACTCTTCCGCTGCGTGTCGACCTGCTGCCGTATCATAGTATAGCGGGAGGAAAATACAGAAAGCTGGGTCTTGCAGATCCTGATATCGAGCTACCGTCTTTACCTGCAGAAAGGGTTGGACAATGTGAAAAAATTCTGACGGAAATGAAATTAAAAGTCCAGGTTGGAGGGTGA
- a CDS encoding pancreas/duodenum homeobox protein 1, with amino-acid sequence MMKEAIDALFTPEYLQQIFPNDRSNAFFEALFGDADEGAYDISLAYRGCSGNNIYLEMQLKERPGRCLACNLTQGLPAVFSRHPVINLQGVVQRVDSDLNDTAHCVDWSLGYTQQKSNGLHAIPLTITLSD; translated from the coding sequence ATGATGAAAGAAGCAATTGACGCATTGTTCACTCCAGAGTATCTGCAGCAGATTTTCCCGAATGACCGATCCAATGCTTTTTTTGAAGCTCTGTTCGGAGATGCCGATGAAGGTGCCTACGATATCAGTCTGGCCTATCGCGGCTGCAGCGGCAACAATATTTATTTGGAAATGCAGCTCAAGGAGCGACCCGGACGCTGCCTGGCCTGCAACCTCACTCAGGGACTGCCCGCTGTCTTCTCCCGGCATCCCGTGATCAACCTGCAGGGTGTTGTTCAGAGAGTCGACAGCGACCTCAATGACACCGCTCATTGTGTCGACTGGTCTCTGGGATATACTCAGCAGAAAAGCAACGGTCTGCACGCCATCCCGCTTACCATTACTTTGAGCGATTAG
- a CDS encoding HNH endonuclease yields the protein MSDFLEFDGVDDAEIRRQKAKAREMRKTRWWQQKTSAGKCWYCGRKTAFKDLTMDHLVPLARGGKSTRENIVPSCKSCNTIKKSMLPLEWQEYLERKK from the coding sequence GTGAGTGACTTTCTTGAATTTGACGGAGTCGACGACGCCGAGATCAGACGGCAGAAGGCAAAAGCCAGAGAAATGCGCAAGACCCGTTGGTGGCAACAGAAAACATCAGCGGGCAAATGCTGGTACTGCGGCAGAAAAACAGCCTTTAAAGATTTGACCATGGACCATCTTGTCCCCCTTGCCAGGGGAGGAAAAAGTACCAGAGAAAATATCGTTCCCTCCTGTAAATCCTGTAATACCATTAAAAAATCAATGCTGCCTCTGGAATGGCAGGAATACCTGGAAAGGAAAAAATAG
- the hypD gene encoding trans-4-hydroxy-L-proline dehydratase has product MNARIERLRKISFETQPSLSIERALLETEFYRENSGKYSLPVLRAEFFKYLCQKKTLYIGSDELIVGERGPAPKVVPTFPELTCHSGDDLRILNSREMTRYTISKEDIATYEEKVIPYWQGRSMRDRIFSKVPEDWQRAYRAGLFTEFMEQRAPGHTVLDGKIYKYGMRDCREMIRQSIDRLDYLNDPLASDKYEQLTAMDISCEAVVIFARRHAELAEQLAKQEDNEQRKEELLEIARICRWVPENAPRTYHEAVQMYWFVHLGTITELNGWDAMSPGHLDQHLLPFYQQGLEDGILDRARAKELLACLWIKVNNHTAPPKVGVTARESGTYNDFTQINLGGLNRDGTDAANEVSLLALEVSDELHLLQPQPSVHISSRTPDHFLDAAARVIRKGYGYPSVFNTDMVVLEQIRAGKSVEDAREGGTSGCIETGAFGKEAYILTGYLNVPKILEITLNNGIDPLSGIQVGMQTGDPGKFTSFEELYRAFDRQLEYIVDLKIKVNNYIERMFARYSPAPFLSVVIDDCIEKGRDYYDAGPRYNTNYIQCCGIGTVTDSLSAIKTHLYDKATVTWKELLECLENNFAEADALRLKLCNKTPFFGNDDDRADAIMQRVYESLFTAIDGKPNTKGTVYHLNMLSTTCHVYFGKMLGASANGRFAHMPESDGTSPSHGADRNGPTAVIKSLAKMDQVKSGGTLLNQRFLPDVLATDRDLKKLTGLIRTYFRLGGHHIQFNVVDTKTLRQAQQTPDEFRNLLVRVAGYSDYFVDLDREHQEEIINRTEQEMN; this is encoded by the coding sequence ATGAATGCCAGAATTGAAAGATTACGCAAAATTAGTTTTGAGACGCAGCCATCACTGTCAATAGAACGTGCCCTGCTTGAGACGGAGTTCTATCGGGAAAACAGCGGTAAATACTCTCTGCCTGTGTTGCGAGCCGAATTTTTTAAATATCTCTGTCAGAAAAAGACACTCTATATCGGTAGCGATGAGCTGATAGTAGGGGAGAGAGGACCGGCACCGAAAGTGGTCCCCACTTTTCCCGAACTGACCTGCCACAGTGGTGACGATCTGCGCATTCTGAACAGCAGGGAGATGACCAGATATACGATCAGCAAGGAAGATATTGCCACCTATGAGGAAAAAGTCATTCCTTACTGGCAGGGGCGATCGATGCGTGACCGTATCTTCAGCAAGGTGCCGGAGGACTGGCAGCGTGCCTATCGGGCCGGATTGTTCACCGAGTTTATGGAACAGCGTGCACCGGGTCATACCGTCCTGGACGGCAAAATTTACAAATATGGTATGAGGGACTGTCGGGAGATGATACGACAGAGCATAGACCGGCTCGATTACCTCAATGATCCCCTGGCCTCCGATAAATACGAGCAGCTTACCGCCATGGATATATCCTGCGAGGCAGTAGTCATTTTTGCCCGGCGTCATGCTGAGCTGGCCGAGCAGCTGGCGAAGCAGGAAGATAATGAGCAGAGAAAAGAGGAGCTTCTCGAGATCGCCCGTATCTGCAGATGGGTTCCGGAGAATGCACCGCGAACGTATCATGAGGCGGTGCAGATGTATTGGTTTGTGCACTTGGGCACCATCACCGAACTAAATGGCTGGGATGCCATGTCGCCCGGACACTTGGACCAGCATCTTCTGCCCTTTTATCAGCAGGGCCTGGAGGATGGAATTCTCGACCGGGCCAGGGCCAAGGAGCTGCTCGCCTGTCTGTGGATCAAGGTAAATAATCATACGGCACCTCCCAAGGTTGGTGTCACCGCCAGGGAGAGCGGGACCTATAATGACTTCACCCAGATAAACCTGGGCGGCCTGAACAGGGACGGCACCGACGCCGCCAACGAGGTATCCCTTCTTGCCCTGGAGGTTTCTGATGAACTACACCTTCTTCAGCCGCAGCCGAGCGTTCATATCAGCAGCAGGACACCGGATCATTTTCTTGATGCGGCTGCCAGGGTGATACGTAAAGGATATGGATATCCCTCGGTCTTCAATACCGACATGGTCGTTCTTGAACAGATCCGGGCCGGCAAAAGTGTCGAGGATGCCCGAGAGGGAGGTACCAGCGGCTGTATCGAAACGGGAGCCTTCGGCAAGGAGGCCTATATCCTCACCGGTTATCTCAATGTTCCCAAGATCCTTGAGATTACCCTCAATAACGGTATCGATCCCCTTTCGGGCATACAGGTTGGTATGCAAACCGGAGATCCTGGAAAATTCACGAGCTTCGAAGAGCTTTATCGGGCCTTTGACCGCCAGCTGGAATATATTGTCGATCTGAAGATCAAGGTGAACAACTACATCGAACGGATGTTTGCCAGGTATTCTCCAGCCCCTTTCCTTTCCGTGGTGATCGATGACTGCATTGAAAAGGGCCGGGATTATTATGACGCCGGTCCGCGCTACAACACCAACTATATTCAGTGTTGCGGCATCGGCACGGTGACTGACAGTCTTTCCGCCATCAAGACGCATCTCTACGATAAGGCCACAGTCACCTGGAAGGAACTGCTGGAGTGTCTGGAAAACAATTTTGCAGAAGCGGATGCCCTGCGTCTCAAGCTCTGCAACAAGACCCCCTTCTTCGGCAATGATGACGACCGGGCCGACGCTATCATGCAGCGTGTCTATGAGAGCCTGTTTACGGCGATTGACGGCAAACCCAATACCAAAGGAACCGTTTACCACCTCAATATGCTCTCCACTACCTGTCATGTCTATTTTGGAAAAATGCTTGGCGCTTCCGCCAATGGGCGTTTTGCCCATATGCCGGAATCCGACGGAACTTCACCGTCGCACGGTGCCGACAGGAACGGCCCAACTGCGGTGATTAAGTCGCTTGCCAAGATGGATCAGGTTAAATCCGGCGGAACCCTCCTTAATCAGCGCTTCCTGCCTGATGTGCTGGCAACGGATAGGGATCTGAAGAAGCTGACCGGCTTGATTCGCACCTATTTTCGCCTGGGGGGGCATCACATCCAATTCAACGTTGTCGATACCAAGACCCTGCGGCAGGCTCAGCAGACCCCCGATGAATTCAGGAACCTGCTGGTTCGGGTGGCGGGATACAGCGACTACTTTGTCGATCTTGACCGGGAGCATCAGGAAGAGATCATTAACAGGACGGAGCAGGAAATGAACTGA
- a CDS encoding glutamate ligase domain-containing protein has protein sequence MNYQDAQDYLNSLQMHKIKLGLEAMENFLDKVSRPDEALRFVHVAGTNGKGSVSVNIATVLAHAGYRVGLFTSPHLSSVRERFRINDQFISEESFTRLAGRIREVLGEEKITYFEFTTALALLWFEESKVDLVIFETGLGGRLDATNIVAPLVTVITNVSMDHEAYLGNDLRSIASEKAGIIKTAVPMVCGAAMDVSLEVIEQRCREKNAPLYLYGREFLSVGETEPGMWSWRAESDELQQQNFSHLRCGMKGDYQRGNSSLSLAVLVLLKKHGYLFSENDVRQGLAAVHWPGRLEYIVLPRPDRFGSSADAGAKEALRYLIDGAHNPAGVLSLQQTLAGEYTYDKLIVIWGAMEDKDLRLTLPIIAEMASTVILTKPEGERAADPAMLLAVIDDDLKKRCHQIVNVREALNFAEEQAMANDLIVIAGSLYLIGEIRSYLVGGVVPGE, from the coding sequence GTGAATTATCAAGACGCGCAGGATTATCTCAATAGCCTGCAGATGCACAAGATTAAGCTTGGCCTTGAGGCCATGGAGAATTTTCTCGACAAAGTGTCACGACCGGACGAGGCTCTGCGCTTTGTCCATGTGGCCGGAACAAACGGCAAAGGCTCCGTCAGCGTCAATATAGCCACCGTCCTGGCCCATGCCGGATACAGAGTTGGGCTATTTACCTCTCCGCATCTCAGCTCCGTGCGTGAGCGATTCCGTATAAACGATCAATTTATCTCCGAAGAGAGTTTTACACGGCTTGCCGGACGCATCCGGGAAGTACTGGGAGAGGAGAAAATCACCTATTTTGAGTTCACCACAGCCCTTGCGCTGCTCTGGTTTGAAGAGTCGAAAGTGGATCTGGTGATTTTTGAAACGGGACTTGGGGGAAGGCTGGATGCCACCAATATAGTGGCCCCCCTGGTTACAGTGATTACCAATGTCAGCATGGATCATGAGGCCTATCTCGGCAATGATCTGCGCTCAATTGCCTCGGAGAAGGCAGGAATCATTAAAACAGCCGTCCCCATGGTCTGCGGCGCCGCTATGGATGTCAGCCTCGAGGTTATAGAACAGCGCTGCCGGGAGAAAAATGCACCGCTCTATCTTTACGGCAGAGAGTTCCTCTCCGTTGGTGAAACCGAACCAGGCATGTGGAGTTGGCGAGCGGAGAGCGATGAACTGCAGCAGCAGAACTTCAGCCATCTGCGCTGCGGTATGAAAGGCGACTATCAACGGGGCAACAGTTCGCTTTCCCTTGCTGTTCTTGTCCTCCTCAAAAAACACGGCTACCTCTTCTCCGAAAATGATGTACGGCAGGGACTGGCCGCTGTTCACTGGCCCGGCAGGCTTGAGTATATTGTCCTGCCCCGTCCTGACCGATTCGGGAGCAGTGCGGATGCAGGTGCCAAAGAAGCATTACGATATCTGATCGACGGGGCGCACAATCCCGCAGGAGTCTTGAGTCTGCAGCAGACTCTGGCCGGGGAGTATACCTATGATAAATTGATCGTCATCTGGGGTGCCATGGAAGATAAGGATCTGCGGCTGACTCTGCCGATAATTGCAGAAATGGCTTCTACTGTCATTCTGACCAAGCCGGAGGGCGAGCGGGCGGCTGACCCCGCCATGCTGCTGGCGGTCATTGATGATGATCTCAAAAAGCGCTGTCACCAGATCGTCAACGTCAGGGAGGCGCTTAATTTCGCGGAAGAACAGGCTATGGCGAACGACCTTATAGTTATTGCCGGTTCACTCTATCTTATAGGCGAGATCCGTTCCTATCTTGTTGGTGGGGTAGTTCCTGGTGAGTGA
- a CDS encoding glycoside hydrolase family 3 protein — protein MDLRKIIGQLFILGFRGATLTMENQIREDIVTGNLGGIILFDNFLSASEKDSNIVSRPQLENLCDRLQSLAEIKLLIGVDQEGGAVRRLKQRHGFPPLPSAAEMGRDTSCRESATHARRTGELLAAIGINCDFAPVADINVNLNNPIIGKIGRSFSSSPREVAAHCEQWLDGLKHSGVLGCLKHFPGHGSSTTDSHKGWVDISRSWKRQELIPYAELIEKGKVQAVMMGHLFHSDFDAEHPASLSADIIGGLLRGEMHYAGLVITDDLQMRGITERYGIPEAIVQAFSAGVDMIILGNNLEYDPGILHKAVNAVEQAVESGYLSLETLRKSYDRVQKIKEEIL, from the coding sequence ATGGACCTTCGCAAGATTATCGGACAACTCTTCATTCTCGGGTTCAGGGGAGCCACCCTGACGATGGAAAATCAGATCAGAGAAGATATCGTCACAGGAAACCTGGGCGGTATCATACTTTTTGACAATTTTCTCTCAGCCTCTGAAAAAGACAGCAATATAGTTTCCCGCCCACAACTGGAAAACCTCTGCGACAGGCTGCAGTCTCTAGCGGAAATCAAACTGCTTATCGGGGTGGACCAGGAAGGCGGCGCCGTCCGGCGGCTTAAGCAGAGGCACGGTTTTCCTCCTCTCCCTTCCGCCGCGGAGATGGGCAGGGATACGAGCTGTAGGGAATCCGCCACTCATGCCAGGAGGACGGGCGAGCTTCTGGCCGCTATCGGGATCAACTGCGATTTTGCCCCGGTGGCAGATATCAATGTCAACCTCAATAATCCCATAATCGGCAAAATCGGAAGGAGCTTTTCCAGCAGTCCGAGGGAGGTCGCTGCTCACTGTGAACAATGGCTCGATGGCCTGAAGCACTCCGGCGTTCTCGGCTGCCTCAAACATTTTCCCGGACACGGCAGCTCGACGACCGATTCGCACAAGGGATGGGTCGATATCAGCAGGAGTTGGAAGAGGCAGGAACTTATTCCGTACGCAGAACTTATCGAAAAGGGAAAAGTACAGGCAGTCATGATGGGACATCTATTTCACAGCGACTTCGATGCCGAACATCCCGCCTCTCTCTCCGCCGATATCATCGGCGGACTTCTGCGCGGCGAGATGCACTATGCAGGCCTGGTCATCACGGATGATCTGCAGATGCGTGGAATAACCGAGCGCTATGGCATCCCTGAGGCCATCGTTCAGGCTTTTTCGGCGGGAGTCGATATGATAATACTCGGCAACAATCTTGAATATGACCCGGGAATCCTGCACAAAGCCGTAAATGCCGTGGAACAGGCGGTCGAGAGCGGCTATCTTTCCCTGGAAACTCTCAGGAAATCCTACGACCGCGTACAAAAAATTAAGGAAGAAATTCTATGA
- a CDS encoding GGDEF domain-containing protein has translation MKAAAKLSLVESVERQLTDIDRVMVELDHFKKQTERLDLMNRLHARVAGVLNLSGMIEAYSVWLMPLVEHELIGYSNGLRKKRHLFCSGHGPNRRRAIAFAEQLIETKDDCEGIYEDDHGHYAHKWLIERADDAGILLILKNGKKLSEEQIDLINESLTILTDSLQRALDYEDLFERASNDALTGLANRRGFEERIHGMVNSAKRYKNPLTMLSMDLDKFKDINDNLGHLAGDEVLKAVAEKLQNAVRSSDLLVRMGGDEFILVLDNTDKFSGRILAERLCKAVDKLDIWADVKTKLGISIGLAQLEEDESLMEWLDRTDDILYHAKAEGRSRVAVR, from the coding sequence ATGAAGGCGGCAGCAAAATTATCACTCGTTGAATCTGTGGAGCGGCAGTTGACGGATATAGACCGGGTTATGGTTGAGCTGGATCATTTTAAGAAGCAGACCGAACGTCTTGATCTTATGAACCGGTTGCATGCCCGGGTTGCCGGAGTCTTAAATCTTTCCGGAATGATAGAAGCTTATTCCGTCTGGCTGATGCCGCTGGTGGAGCATGAGCTTATCGGATACAGCAATGGCCTGCGTAAAAAACGGCATCTGTTCTGTTCAGGTCATGGTCCTAATAGAAGAAGAGCCATCGCCTTTGCCGAACAACTGATAGAGACCAAAGATGATTGCGAAGGCATCTATGAAGACGATCATGGGCATTACGCGCATAAGTGGCTCATCGAACGTGCCGATGACGCCGGGATCCTGCTGATACTTAAAAACGGTAAAAAACTGAGCGAAGAGCAGATCGATCTCATTAATGAGTCTCTGACCATCTTAACCGATTCGCTGCAGCGTGCTCTTGATTACGAAGATCTCTTTGAGCGGGCAAGCAACGATGCACTCACCGGGCTTGCCAACAGGAGGGGGTTTGAGGAACGGATTCACGGCATGGTAAACAGTGCAAAACGCTATAAGAACCCTTTAACCATGCTCTCCATGGATCTCGATAAGTTCAAAGATATAAACGACAACCTGGGGCACCTTGCCGGCGATGAAGTATTAAAGGCCGTTGCCGAGAAACTGCAGAATGCCGTACGCTCCTCCGATCTGCTGGTGCGAATGGGTGGAGATGAGTTTATTCTCGTTCTTGATAATACCGATAAATTCAGTGGGCGAATTTTGGCGGAAAGGCTGTGCAAGGCCGTTGATAAGCTGGATATCTGGGCCGACGTAAAAACCAAGCTCGGCATCAGTATCGGCCTGGCTCAGCTGGAAGAGGATGAAAGTCTTATGGAATGGCTGGACCGTACCGATGACATACTTTATCATGCCAAAGCCGAGGGACGCTCAAGAGTTGCGGTACGATAG
- a CDS encoding ATP-dependent helicase, translating to MHTNLPQFQANQSHPDINQEQLNQQQYEAVTTVEGPVLVIAGAGSGKTRTLVYRVAHLINSGVPPERILLLTFTRKASQEMLWRAGQLLNDSCSRVVGGTFHGIANMLLRRYSAALGFGSSFTIIDRADAEGIINLLKSSLGLTGKEKQFPSKRVLINMISGSVNKSRDLQDLVFEQYSHLSEHLDDILTLQKHYTEFKVNHGLMDYDDLLVNWKRLLIEDEDARQAISARFSYIMVDEYQDTNLIQAEIVRLLATTHNNVMIVGDDSQSIYSFRGADFYNIMRFPKLFEGTRIIKLEENYRSTQPILSLTNDIIRNSTEKYAKTLFSRIEGDVLPKLYGGVDERAEARFVAGKIRKFHQEGIALEDMAVLFRSGFHSYKLEVELTTHGYDFEKRGGLKLTESAHMKDLLSFMRILVNPLDTLSWNRILLQLDKVGPKTAQKISSTIAGHDDPIAALAAYPAGSAWKKGIKRLAELFQRLRREESPGALFELAMQYYQPLFEQIYRDDYPKRQKDLEQLKGIMTSYDDLQSFIDDTTLDPPESEKDNSYMGDKLVLSTIHSAKGLEWEVVFVIGLADGRFPHAAATIGDQWEEERRLFYVAATRAKKQLYLCYPKEMMSSDRRFKRVGMSPFLREISPGLCRNVGDPPGSMQSSADVRESSVPVIPKSIKRPKLSMEDFSPGCKVKHPFFGSGTVKKLTKPRTLDIHFDRHGLKTLHLDYAKLEIGG from the coding sequence ATGCATACAAATCTACCTCAATTCCAAGCAAATCAGAGCCATCCTGATATCAATCAGGAGCAGCTCAATCAGCAGCAGTATGAAGCTGTAACCACCGTTGAAGGGCCTGTGCTGGTGATAGCCGGAGCCGGCAGCGGCAAAACCAGGACACTGGTTTACCGGGTTGCCCACCTGATCAACAGCGGCGTGCCCCCGGAGAGGATCCTGCTCCTTACCTTTACCCGCAAGGCATCCCAGGAGATGCTCTGGCGTGCCGGACAACTGCTCAATGACTCCTGCAGCAGAGTGGTGGGCGGCACCTTCCACGGCATTGCCAATATGCTGCTGCGGCGTTATTCGGCCGCTCTCGGATTCGGTTCCTCATTCACCATCATTGACCGGGCCGATGCCGAGGGAATTATCAATCTGCTCAAATCCTCTCTCGGCTTGACCGGTAAGGAAAAACAGTTTCCTTCAAAGCGGGTCCTCATTAACATGATCAGCGGATCGGTGAATAAATCGCGGGATCTGCAGGATCTTGTCTTCGAGCAGTACAGCCACCTGAGCGAGCATCTCGATGACATTCTAACTCTGCAGAAACACTATACCGAGTTCAAGGTCAATCACGGTCTGATGGACTATGACGATTTGCTGGTGAACTGGAAGCGCTTGCTGATAGAGGATGAGGATGCACGCCAGGCGATTTCCGCCAGGTTTTCATATATCATGGTAGATGAATATCAGGATACCAACCTGATCCAGGCCGAAATCGTGCGGCTTCTGGCAACCACTCATAACAATGTGATGATCGTCGGCGATGACTCACAGTCCATCTATTCGTTCCGGGGTGCCGATTTCTACAATATTATGCGTTTTCCCAAGCTCTTTGAAGGAACCCGGATAATCAAGCTTGAGGAAAATTACCGTTCTACTCAACCGATCCTCTCGCTGACCAATGACATCATCAGGAACTCCACGGAAAAATATGCCAAAACCCTGTTCAGCCGCATCGAAGGAGATGTTCTGCCCAAGCTCTATGGGGGGGTGGACGAGCGGGCTGAGGCTCGTTTTGTGGCAGGGAAAATCAGGAAGTTCCACCAGGAAGGCATTGCCCTTGAGGACATGGCCGTTCTCTTTCGTTCAGGTTTTCATTCCTATAAGTTAGAGGTCGAACTAACCACCCACGGCTATGATTTTGAAAAGCGGGGAGGCTTGAAATTGACGGAATCCGCTCATATGAAGGATCTGCTTTCCTTCATGAGAATTCTGGTCAATCCTCTGGATACACTGTCCTGGAACCGTATTCTTTTACAGCTTGACAAAGTAGGGCCGAAGACCGCCCAGAAAATTTCCTCGACCATCGCCGGTCATGATGACCCGATAGCGGCCCTTGCCGCCTATCCTGCCGGCTCTGCCTGGAAAAAGGGAATAAAAAGGCTTGCCGAGCTTTTTCAACGATTGCGCCGGGAGGAATCGCCCGGTGCTCTGTTTGAACTGGCGATGCAGTACTACCAGCCATTGTTTGAGCAGATCTACAGAGATGATTATCCCAAACGGCAAAAGGATCTGGAACAGCTGAAAGGGATCATGACCTCCTATGATGATCTGCAGTCCTTTATTGACGACACCACACTGGATCCTCCCGAGAGTGAGAAGGATAACAGCTATATGGGTGACAAGCTGGTTCTCTCCACCATTCATTCCGCCAAAGGGCTTGAATGGGAGGTAGTGTTTGTAATTGGTCTTGCCGACGGCAGGTTTCCACATGCCGCCGCTACTATCGGTGATCAATGGGAGGAGGAGCGCAGGCTTTTTTATGTAGCAGCGACACGTGCCAAAAAACAATTATATCTCTGTTATCCCAAGGAAATGATGAGCTCCGATCGTCGTTTCAAGCGTGTCGGCATGTCGCCATTTTTGCGGGAAATATCCCCGGGACTGTGTCGGAACGTCGGAGATCCCCCGGGATCGATGCAGTCATCAGCTGATGTCCGGGAATCCTCGGTACCGGTTATCCCTAAGAGTATAAAACGTCCAAAACTGTCAATGGAAGATTTTTCCCCCGGCTGTAAGGTCAAACATCCTTTTTTCGGCAGCGGCACCGTAAAAAAGCTGACGAAACCCCGAACTCTTGATATACACTTTGACAGACATGGCCTGAAAACCCTCCACCTCGACTATGCCAAGCTGGAAATCGGCGGCTGA
- a CDS encoding NINE protein, protein MNDTTASETHSIVIGYLLWIFGFLGAHRFYYGRRLTGTLYFFTLGLLFIGWIIDLFLIPLMNEKADRRYKRGPVDYSIAWLLLVFTGVFGLHRIYLGKWITGLLYLLTLGLFGIGYIYDLWTLNEQISEINGTSIR, encoded by the coding sequence ATGAATGATACTACGGCGAGTGAAACACACTCAATTGTAATCGGATATCTTCTCTGGATATTCGGCTTTTTGGGAGCTCATCGTTTTTATTACGGCAGACGTTTAACCGGTACCCTCTATTTTTTCACCCTGGGGCTGCTCTTTATCGGCTGGATCATTGACCTGTTCCTGATTCCGTTAATGAATGAAAAGGCCGACAGGCGCTACAAAAGAGGTCCTGTGGATTACAGCATTGCCTGGCTGCTCCTCGTCTTTACCGGAGTTTTCGGACTGCATAGAATTTATCTGGGAAAATGGATAACAGGTCTGCTCTATCTGCTGACCCTGGGATTATTCGGCATCGGCTACATCTACGACTTGTGGACGCTAAATGAGCAGATAAGCGAAATTAACGGTACATCCATAAGATGA